From the Psychrobacillus sp. FSL K6-4046 genome, one window contains:
- a CDS encoding mechanosensitive ion channel family protein, whose protein sequence is MNATYKELEAYILNEVDWIELGKSFIEIIFLFLLAATVIKIGKSIIRRVFAVRLKGPLRYSERRHNTLIKLLENILTYAVYFTLIVAVLSKFGFDVGGLIAGAGVIGLAIGFGAQSLVKDVITGFFIVFEDQFAVGDEVQIGTFRGIVEEIGLRTTKVRSYVGEMYIIPNGTISNVVNYSVFNTIVTIDIKVSYESDIDAVENMLKGFLENLNYKYEELVKVPEILGVQEISSDDLVLRIGVETIPMMQDDIARRIRRDLKEFLEQSGVDIPYPIVVRNAKTNE, encoded by the coding sequence ATGAATGCAACATATAAAGAGTTGGAAGCATACATATTAAATGAAGTAGATTGGATAGAATTAGGAAAATCGTTTATTGAAATTATCTTTCTTTTTCTTTTGGCAGCTACTGTTATAAAAATAGGTAAGTCAATTATTCGCCGAGTTTTCGCAGTTAGATTAAAGGGCCCGTTGAGATATTCGGAAAGAAGACATAATACGCTCATAAAGCTATTAGAAAATATTTTAACCTATGCAGTTTACTTCACATTGATAGTAGCAGTTTTATCAAAATTCGGATTTGATGTTGGAGGTTTAATCGCTGGTGCTGGAGTTATAGGCTTAGCGATAGGGTTTGGTGCTCAGAGTCTAGTTAAAGATGTTATTACAGGTTTCTTTATCGTATTTGAAGACCAGTTTGCAGTTGGAGATGAGGTCCAAATTGGAACATTTAGAGGAATAGTAGAAGAAATAGGACTGCGTACAACGAAGGTGCGAAGTTATGTAGGGGAAATGTATATTATACCTAACGGGACAATATCTAATGTCGTTAACTATTCTGTGTTCAACACCATTGTTACTATTGATATTAAAGTATCATATGAGTCGGACATAGACGCAGTAGAGAATATGTTAAAGGGATTTTTAGAAAATCTGAATTATAAATATGAAGAGCTTGTAAAAGTACCGGAAATTTTAGGGGTACAAGAGATATCCTCAGATGATTTGGTGCTTAGAATTGGAGTAGAGACGATCCCTATGATGCAGGATGACATTGCTAGAAGAATTAGAAGAGATCTTAAAGAATTTTTAGAGCAATCTGGGGTGGATATTCCGTATCCAATCGTCGTACGTAATGCGAAAACTAATGAGTAG